Below is a window of Humulus lupulus chromosome 9, drHumLupu1.1, whole genome shotgun sequence DNA.
TTGTAGTTCAATGTCAAAGTTTAACAAAACTCATCTTTTCatggtttgaattgagaaaatgcATGAAGCATATGTATGAAATCATAGTGTGAATTGTATCTACTTACCCTTGTATAAAAATCTGGAGGGGAATATGCATCAAAATGTGTGTGCTGAAAGTCATAATACCATCCTTCGCCCATGATAACAGTTACCTTTCAATAATAAGAAATTAATATATTAGTCAGGAcataaaagaaacaaagaaatatgatcaaaaaaatggaagaaaagcaCTGACCTTCAAAGTCTTTTTGACAGGTAACGTAGCTTTAGGATCAAAGACTTCATTATGGGGACCACTCTTCAGCAGAAAGTCTGGTTTTTTCACATAGCCACACCCACCATTGGATTTGAACATTCCATGCATCAACCACAGTGATCTCCCATATCCCTACAGAGGAGAACAATAGAAAATTTTTAGGAAACTAAAATTGATATGCAGTATGCACCCAGGAAAATCATAAAGCTAACTTATCTATCTATGTAATAACTGAATCAGATCGGTATACAGGAAGAACATTTTACCGCTAAATGCTAATTTATGAATAAATGTTTTCAATCTCACTGCAGCAATATTAAAAGGACAAACAAAAATTAACTCTCAAAGTAAAGATTGCCACAAATTATAGAATACTGTTACACTTAAGACTTCACAATGTCAATTACCCTTTCAACTATATGTATCAACTGAGAAACAGAAAGGTATGGGATTTAAATCATGGGAAAAAGTTAGAAgtaatcaatatataataaataaattatttacctGCATATTAAATGCAACCATCTGAGCTCCATGCGACCACCCAATAAGTGGGTTATAATTTGATGAGTCAATACGTATACCCTTAGGATAAACTCTCAAAATATTCCGCTGGGTAAACCTAGAGCAAAAAAGTCGTCAAAATCTTCCAACTTATATCCAACACTCAGTGAGATTTTGGTGGTAGGTTAAATTGAAAAGTAATTATCACAATTTCCTATTATCACAAGAATACGTTAATATCTGTATATGGCTCTAAGAATGGCCCACAGAAAGAAGTGCTAGATCTTACACTATATAAGACAACAGTCTAACCTTTGCTAATAACTTAACTCCATCAACAAACCTGTTGCTTACTATGACCATGGCTAATAGCTTAAAGTATTACAACATATATTATACTATTAGCAGCCTCTAAAACTTGTCCACCTTTCTGCTTATTTATCATATTCAATTTGACAAAACAATTCAGATCACCTTCAAGTTTTTTCAAGACTTTCTTTTGTTtgtattaattattatatttctAACAATAATGAATGATCAATTTAGAATAGACAAGCACTGAAAAAATATATCAATGCTACATTCTCATAATGACATTGATTAAGTAAACATGATAACTTCAATCTCCCACTAGAATCTCATTCTTATGAAGAAATAAGGCATCTTCTAAACAAATTCCACGAGAAAATACTGTAAATACCTGACTATATCTTTGCCATGAGTTTCTATGGCCTTTTCAAGCTGTTGCTCACTCAAACTTAATCGCCGCACCTTGTCAGGATCAACCTTGAGACCTTCATCTAGACCACCCTTAGGCTTCCCAGCGTGAATGGCAATTAAACGTTTGTATTCAGGTGCTTCATTATGCTGACAATTGTGATCTCCCTCATCTTCATCCTCTTCATTACTTTCTGTTTCTTCCAATTCACTCTGAAAGGAATAGCATGTTAGAAGTACCAATGAAAGGAGGCAACCAACTGGCAAAACTTATAAATAGAAAAACTCTACCAACCTTGGCACGTGCTAGAGGTTTAGGAGCTTTGACCTCTTTACCCCAGGCTTCCTCATCACCTGCAGCCTTTCCTTTCTGTGAATCAGATTCATTTTCCTTGGCGTCTTTGGCCTCCAAGTATTCCTTAGGTGGTTTGGTTGATATAATGATTCTTTTCTTCAGTGATTCTGGAGAAGGAAATTCCTTCAGGCACTCTGTACCAGGAGAAAACAGTATATCTCCGAATGTTTGAGTGACCATCTAGAATAAAGACAGAACAACATTTAGTAAAGACAATGAAAGACTGAAATGCAAACGAAACTACAAACACTCACCTCAGCAACTTTAGCTTGAAGATCTGGAGTAAGGTGATCTTCTAGTGTTATTACAACAGGATATTCAGATGCAACAAATGCGTATTCCTTTATAGACCTCAAACATTTGATGAGTTCCACTGGAGTAGTCAATGTCCTACATTAAGAAAAGTCTCTTAATCAGGAATGGTATACTTAAGTGGGAGTTCAACAAGACAATTGGAGACATATTTAGCTACACTTCCCACTTTAGCTGGAGATGCATCAATTGACCAAGAGGCcagaataaaccaaaatatctCTACATATTT
It encodes the following:
- the LOC133801307 gene encoding phosphoinositide phospholipase C 2-like; the protein is MSKQTYRVCFCFRRRFRLAVTEAPKDIKELFEQYSENGFMTVDHFHRFLVETQKDEKITKEEAQAILEQSIRDFKHLPIFHRKAFNLEVFFKYIFSDNNPPIAPTVGVHHDMTAPLSHYFIYTGHNSYLTGNQLSSDCSDVPIIKALQKGVRVIELDIWPNSSKDNVDVLHGGTLTTPVELIKCLRSIKEYAFVASEYPVVITLEDHLTPDLQAKVAEMVTQTFGDILFSPGTECLKEFPSPESLKKRIIISTKPPKEYLEAKDAKENESDSQKGKAAGDEEAWGKEVKAPKPLARAKSELEETESNEEDEDEGDHNCQHNEAPEYKRLIAIHAGKPKGGLDEGLKVDPDKVRRLSLSEQQLEKAIETHGKDIVRFTQRNILRVYPKGIRIDSSNYNPLIGWSHGAQMVAFNMQGYGRSLWLMHGMFKSNGGCGYVKKPDFLLKSGPHNEVFDPKATLPVKKTLKVTVIMGEGWYYDFQHTHFDAYSPPDFYTRVGIAGVTADTVMKKTKTLEDNWIPAWNEEFEFPLTVPELALLRIEVHEYDMSEKDDFGGQACLPVSELRQGIRAVALHDRKGEPYKSVKLLMRFEFV